A part of Botrytis cinerea B05.10 chromosome 2, complete sequence genomic DNA contains:
- the Bcsla1 gene encoding Bcsla1: MGFLGVYTAIYDYVPAGEGELTIKEGDILYVLEKSTEDDWWKAKKKASAEDEDEPVGLIPNNYIQEAAPSSKARALYDYTRQTDEELSFTEDAQLEVFDTSDPDWILVGFEGEYGFVPANYIELSENLEETKEAPAPSLPSRPRPPPVAVEEEAPEAPESPQSPESPVVATPAAAIAGILHQQQQRKSSAPAARAPPEFTPEASDEEPPTPTLPARPVSQVSVPQPSREREREPTRHYSPRLPASPTGVAASPPHNRVSFATMGVVDVVDEPRASHVPGGFHMYNISEMVHVMGKKKKMPTTLGINIATGTILIAPEQARDGPEQTWTAEKMTHYSLEGKHVFMELVRPTKSIDFHAGAKDTATEIVSALGELAGAARAEGLREVIAAGSGSGQKRGQVLYDFVAQGADEVDVNVGDEVVIIDDIKSEEWWMVRRVKNAREGVVPSSYIEVVGTVQTQSSAGINAGRSTVEQNRLEEARLAREALKTAKRDEVEVGPGMRLPERGSSLYAHDNGNQSGQQKRRDNGRESSSSKSSKSKPDPAKVRTWTDRSKSFSVEAQFLALKDGKINLHKMNGVKIAVPVVKMSVEDLEYVERMTGISLDEDKPLSDIKKQQKSRAAERQPSNGVSVGASIERPEYDWFQFFLSCDVAVGLCERYAQAFKRDSMDESVLPDIDATVLRNLGIREGDIIKIIRFIDKKYMRKDGKRNVSLGEDEGEAGLFSGPGGALKNNTRKGRPVPASLTNDVVDANAFSQNGTDKPSPQGVATPLATAPTPAGKDVKRGGFDDDAWDVKPSKQEATSSAPVESTPAPAPAPQQPAITGSMQELSLLSTPLEPVKAQPTAQAIPQPQGPPAVTPSIFAGIGNQQTGLPQQQPSPSGPLFPANLARQRPAPPQMGANTTLIPPLPPSRPLSAPQAVTAYAPPPLQAQATGYGAFQPQIAPPGQSLHDLNQQRMQQQQQQQQMQQQQQQQFMQQQTGMMQQPTGFNQFNPGAPNNFQQFPMQTGAPQQFVPNQTGAPQQFIPNQTGTPFSNPPVQPFQPQPLQPQVTGFQSAFPTGQQFPQPTGVNSFLPPAMQPQQTGMMNGTTSFGGQNFPAPPAPPAPQQHPSPLIPQATGPAPPVRFGLNGTNNIAPQPTGRRANLSQATPQNPFGF; the protein is encoded by the exons ATGGGTTTCCTGGGTGTTTATACCGCAATATATGATTATGTTCCGGCAGGTGAGGGAGAACTCACTATCAAAGAAGGTGATATCCTCTATGTGCTAGAGAAGAGCACAGAAGACGACTGGTggaaagcaaagaagaaggcctctgcagaagatgaagatgagccCGTGGGATTGATACCAAACAACTACATCCAGGAG GCAGCACCATCTAGCAAAGCTAGAGCTCTCTACGACTACACGAGACAGACAGACGAGGAGCTATCATTCACGGAAGATGCACAACTCGAGGTTTTCGACACTTCAGATCCGGACTGGATCTTGGTGGGTTTTGAGGGAGAGTACGGCTTCGTACCTgcaaattatattgaattatctGAGAACTTAGAAGAGACCAAAGAAGCACCTGCTCCAAGTCTTCCAAGCCGACCAAGACCACCACCGGTTGcagtagaagaagaagcaccTGAGGCGCCCGAGTCGCCTCAGTCCCCTGAATCTCCAGTAGTTGCGACCCCGGCTGCTGCAATTGCAGGTATATTACATCAGCAACAACAGAGAAAATCGTCCGCTCCAGCAGCTCGAGCCCCACCAGAATTCACCCCCGAAGCATCCGATGAAGAACCACCTACGCCTACATTACCTGCGAGACCAGTATCGCAAGTATCTGTACCGCAGCCTAGTCGAGAGCGGGAACGCGAGCCTACCCGGCATTACTCCCCGAGGCTTCCTGCATCTCCCACTGGTGTTGCCGCATCCCCTCCTCACAATAGAGTATCTTTCGCTACAATGGGCGTAGTAGATGTCGTAGATGAGCCCAGAGCGAGCCATGTACCAGGTGGATTTCACATGTATAACATCAGCGAGATGGTTCATGTAATGggtaaaaagaagaaaatgccTACAACTCTGGGTATCAATATCGCTACAGGTACAATTTTGATCGCCCCGGAGCAAGCCCGAGATGGACCAGAACAAACTTGGACAGCTGAGAAAATGACGCATTATTCATTGGAAGGCAAGCATGTTTTCATGGAACTAGTACGCCCTACCAAAAGTATTGATTTCCACGCTGGGGCTAAAGATACCGCGACGGAGATTGTGAGTGCATTGGGAGAACTTGCAGGCGCTGCTCGAGCAGAAGGATTGAGAGAAGTTATTGCAGCAGGATCCGGATCTGGCCAGAAGAGAGGACAAGTTCTCTACGATTTTGTGGCACAAGGAGCAGATGAAGTGGATGTGAATGTTGGGGATGAAGTTGTTATAATTGACGATATAAAAAGTGAGGAATGGTGGATGGTACGGCGAGTCAAGAATGCGAGAGAAGGTGTTGTTCCAAGTAGTTACATCGAAGTTGTTGGTACAGTGCAAACACAAAGTTCGGCTGGAATAAACGCGGGGCGATCAACTGTTGAACAAAATAGACTCGAGGAAGCGCGACTAGCAAGGGAAGCCCTGAAGACAGCGAAGAGAGACGAGGTTGAGGTAGGCCCTGGAATGCGACTACCCGAACGGGGTAGCAGTCTATATGCTCATGACAATGGTAACCAATCTGGGCAACAGAAGAGACGAGATAATGGCCGAGAGAGCAGCTCTTCGAAATCTTCGAAATCCA AACCTGATCCTGCCAAAGTAAGAACATGGACGGACCGCTCGAAGTCCTTCAGTGTCGAGGCACAATTTCTAGCGCTGAAAGACGGTAAGATAAATCTTCACAAAATGAACGGCGTGAAAATTGCTGTCCCAGTTGTCAAAATGTCAGTTGAAGATCTGGAATATGTTGAACGAATGACGGGTATATCTTTGGATGAAGATAAACCATTATCGGACATCAAAAAGCAGCAAAAGTCACGAGCAGCTGAAAGACAGCCGAGTAACGGTGTAAGTGTCGGTGCAAGCATTGAACGTCCAGAGTATGATTGGTTCCAATTCTTCCTATCTTGCGACGTTGCTGTGGGTCTTTGTGAGAGATATGCACAGGCATTCAAGAGAGATTCGATGGATGAGAGTGTTTTGCCTGATATTGATGCCACTGTACTACGGAACCTTGGGATCCGCGAGGgagatatcatcaaaattataagGTTCATAGACAAAAAATACATGCGGAAAGATGGAAAGCGAAACGTCAGCCTTGGTGAGGACGAGGGTGAAGCTGGCCTCTTTTCTGGACCCGGTGGTgcattgaaaaataatactCGAAAGGGTCGCCCCGTTCCTGCTTCACTAACTAACGATGTGGTGGATGCAAACGCCTTTTCACAAAATGGCACTGATAAGCCATCGCCTCAAGGTGTTGCCACGCCGCTTGCAACCGCTCCAACCCCGGCAGGAAAGGACGTCAAGCGAGGAgggtttgatgatgatgcatgGGATGTTAAGCCATCCAAGCAAGAAGCCACGAGCAGTGCGCCTGTCGAGTCCAcaccagctccagctcccGCTCCACAGCAGCCAGCTATCACTGGCTCGATGCAAGAACTTTCGCTGCTGTCCACTCCTCTCGAGCCAGTAAAAGCACAGCCCACAGCTCAAGCAATACCGCAACCCCAAGGTCCACCTGCCGTCACTCCTTCCATATTTGCtggaattggaaatcaaCAAACTGGACTCCCTCAACAGCAACCTTCTCCATCTGGACCTTTGTTCCCAGCAAACTTAGCGCGTCAACGTCCTGCACCCCCTCAGATGGGCGCGAACACGACTCTGATACCACCACTTCCTCCTTCGCGACCTTTATCAGCTCCTCAAGCTGTGACTGCTTACGCCCCACCTCCACTCCAAGCGCAAGCCACTGGCTATGGAGCTTTTCAACCCCAAATTGCCCCCCCTGGACAAAGTCTGCATGACCTCAATCAACAACGCatgcaacagcaacagcaacaacagcaaatgcaacagcaacaacaacaacagttTATGCAACAGCAAACTGGCATGATGCAACAACCTACTggattcaatcaattcaatcctGGAGCACCTAACAACTTTCAGCAATTTCCCATGCAAACAGGTGCACCTCAACAATTCGTACCAAATCAAACAGGTGCACCTCAACAATTcataccaaaccaaacaGGTACAccattttcaaatcctcCAGTACAGCCATTCCAACCACAACCACTTCAACCACAAGTTACAGGCTTCCAGAGTGCATTCCCTACTGGTCAACAGTTCCCTCAACCTACTGGTGTAAATTCATTCTTGCCTCCCGCTATGCAACCTCAGCAAACGGGCATGATGAATGGAACAACCAGTTTCGGTGGCCAGAATTTCCCTGCACCACCGGCTCCACCTGCGCCACAGCAACATCCGTCTCCATTAATCCCTCAAGCGACTGgaccagcaccaccag TTCGTTTTGGACTCAATGGCACTAACAATATCGCGCCACAACCAACTGGCAGACGCGCGAATCTCTCACAAGCCA ctcctcaaaatccattCGGATTTTAA
- the Bcsla1 gene encoding Bcsla1 translates to MGFLGVYTAIYDYVPAGEGELTIKEGDILYVLEKSTEDDWWKAKKKASAEDEDEPVGLIPNNYIQEAAPSSKARALYDYTRQTDEELSFTEDAQLEVFDTSDPDWILVGFEGEYGFVPANYIELSENLEETKEAPAPSLPSRPRPPPVAVEEEAPEAPESPQSPESPVVATPAAAIAGILHQQQQRKSSAPAARAPPEFTPEASDEEPPTPTLPARPVSQVSVPQPSREREREPTRHYSPRLPASPTGVAASPPHNRVSFATMGVVDVVDEPRASHVPGGFHMYNISEMVHVMGKKKKMPTTLGINIATGTILIAPEQARDGPEQTWTAEKMTHYSLEGKHVFMELVRPTKSIDFHAGAKDTATEIVSALGELAGAARAEGLREVIAAGSGSGQKRGQVLYDFVAQGADEVDVNVGDEVVIIDDIKSEEWWMVRRVKNAREGVVPSSYIEVVGTVQTQSSAGINAGRSTVEQNRLEEARLAREALKTAKRDEVEKRRDNGRESSSSKSSKSKPDPAKVRTWTDRSKSFSVEAQFLALKDGKINLHKMNGVKIAVPVVKMSVEDLEYVERMTGISLDEDKPLSDIKKQQKSRAAERQPSNGVSVGASIERPEYDWFQFFLSCDVAVGLCERYAQAFKRDSMDESVLPDIDATVLRNLGIREGDIIKIIRFIDKKYMRKDGKRNVSLGEDEGEAGLFSGPGGALKNNTRKGRPVPASLTNDVVDANAFSQNGTDKPSPQGVATPLATAPTPAGKDVKRGGFDDDAWDVKPSKQEATSSAPVESTPAPAPAPQQPAITGSMQELSLLSTPLEPVKAQPTAQAIPQPQGPPAVTPSIFAGIGNQQTGLPQQQPSPSGPLFPANLARQRPAPPQMGANTTLIPPLPPSRPLSAPQAVTAYAPPPLQAQATGYGAFQPQIAPPGQSLHDLNQQRMQQQQQQQQMQQQQQQQFMQQQTGMMQQPTGFNQFNPGAPNNFQQFPMQTGAPQQFVPNQTGAPQQFIPNQTGTPFSNPPVQPFQPQPLQPQVTGFQSAFPTGQQFPQPTGVNSFLPPAMQPQQTGMMNGTTSFGGQNFPAPPAPPAPQQHPSPLIPQATGPAPPVRFGLNGTNNIAPQPTGRRANLSQATPQNPFGF, encoded by the exons ATGGGTTTCCTGGGTGTTTATACCGCAATATATGATTATGTTCCGGCAGGTGAGGGAGAACTCACTATCAAAGAAGGTGATATCCTCTATGTGCTAGAGAAGAGCACAGAAGACGACTGGTggaaagcaaagaagaaggcctctgcagaagatgaagatgagccCGTGGGATTGATACCAAACAACTACATCCAGGAG GCAGCACCATCTAGCAAAGCTAGAGCTCTCTACGACTACACGAGACAGACAGACGAGGAGCTATCATTCACGGAAGATGCACAACTCGAGGTTTTCGACACTTCAGATCCGGACTGGATCTTGGTGGGTTTTGAGGGAGAGTACGGCTTCGTACCTgcaaattatattgaattatctGAGAACTTAGAAGAGACCAAAGAAGCACCTGCTCCAAGTCTTCCAAGCCGACCAAGACCACCACCGGTTGcagtagaagaagaagcaccTGAGGCGCCCGAGTCGCCTCAGTCCCCTGAATCTCCAGTAGTTGCGACCCCGGCTGCTGCAATTGCAGGTATATTACATCAGCAACAACAGAGAAAATCGTCCGCTCCAGCAGCTCGAGCCCCACCAGAATTCACCCCCGAAGCATCCGATGAAGAACCACCTACGCCTACATTACCTGCGAGACCAGTATCGCAAGTATCTGTACCGCAGCCTAGTCGAGAGCGGGAACGCGAGCCTACCCGGCATTACTCCCCGAGGCTTCCTGCATCTCCCACTGGTGTTGCCGCATCCCCTCCTCACAATAGAGTATCTTTCGCTACAATGGGCGTAGTAGATGTCGTAGATGAGCCCAGAGCGAGCCATGTACCAGGTGGATTTCACATGTATAACATCAGCGAGATGGTTCATGTAATGggtaaaaagaagaaaatgccTACAACTCTGGGTATCAATATCGCTACAGGTACAATTTTGATCGCCCCGGAGCAAGCCCGAGATGGACCAGAACAAACTTGGACAGCTGAGAAAATGACGCATTATTCATTGGAAGGCAAGCATGTTTTCATGGAACTAGTACGCCCTACCAAAAGTATTGATTTCCACGCTGGGGCTAAAGATACCGCGACGGAGATTGTGAGTGCATTGGGAGAACTTGCAGGCGCTGCTCGAGCAGAAGGATTGAGAGAAGTTATTGCAGCAGGATCCGGATCTGGCCAGAAGAGAGGACAAGTTCTCTACGATTTTGTGGCACAAGGAGCAGATGAAGTGGATGTGAATGTTGGGGATGAAGTTGTTATAATTGACGATATAAAAAGTGAGGAATGGTGGATGGTACGGCGAGTCAAGAATGCGAGAGAAGGTGTTGTTCCAAGTAGTTACATCGAAGTTGTTGGTACAGTGCAAACACAAAGTTCGGCTGGAATAAACGCGGGGCGATCAACTGTTGAACAAAATAGACTCGAGGAAGCGCGACTAGCAAGGGAAGCCCTGAAGACAGCGAAGAGAGACGAGGTTGAG AAGAGACGAGATAATGGCCGAGAGAGCAGCTCTTCGAAATCTTCGAAATCCA AACCTGATCCTGCCAAAGTAAGAACATGGACGGACCGCTCGAAGTCCTTCAGTGTCGAGGCACAATTTCTAGCGCTGAAAGACGGTAAGATAAATCTTCACAAAATGAACGGCGTGAAAATTGCTGTCCCAGTTGTCAAAATGTCAGTTGAAGATCTGGAATATGTTGAACGAATGACGGGTATATCTTTGGATGAAGATAAACCATTATCGGACATCAAAAAGCAGCAAAAGTCACGAGCAGCTGAAAGACAGCCGAGTAACGGTGTAAGTGTCGGTGCAAGCATTGAACGTCCAGAGTATGATTGGTTCCAATTCTTCCTATCTTGCGACGTTGCTGTGGGTCTTTGTGAGAGATATGCACAGGCATTCAAGAGAGATTCGATGGATGAGAGTGTTTTGCCTGATATTGATGCCACTGTACTACGGAACCTTGGGATCCGCGAGGgagatatcatcaaaattataagGTTCATAGACAAAAAATACATGCGGAAAGATGGAAAGCGAAACGTCAGCCTTGGTGAGGACGAGGGTGAAGCTGGCCTCTTTTCTGGACCCGGTGGTgcattgaaaaataatactCGAAAGGGTCGCCCCGTTCCTGCTTCACTAACTAACGATGTGGTGGATGCAAACGCCTTTTCACAAAATGGCACTGATAAGCCATCGCCTCAAGGTGTTGCCACGCCGCTTGCAACCGCTCCAACCCCGGCAGGAAAGGACGTCAAGCGAGGAgggtttgatgatgatgcatgGGATGTTAAGCCATCCAAGCAAGAAGCCACGAGCAGTGCGCCTGTCGAGTCCAcaccagctccagctcccGCTCCACAGCAGCCAGCTATCACTGGCTCGATGCAAGAACTTTCGCTGCTGTCCACTCCTCTCGAGCCAGTAAAAGCACAGCCCACAGCTCAAGCAATACCGCAACCCCAAGGTCCACCTGCCGTCACTCCTTCCATATTTGCtggaattggaaatcaaCAAACTGGACTCCCTCAACAGCAACCTTCTCCATCTGGACCTTTGTTCCCAGCAAACTTAGCGCGTCAACGTCCTGCACCCCCTCAGATGGGCGCGAACACGACTCTGATACCACCACTTCCTCCTTCGCGACCTTTATCAGCTCCTCAAGCTGTGACTGCTTACGCCCCACCTCCACTCCAAGCGCAAGCCACTGGCTATGGAGCTTTTCAACCCCAAATTGCCCCCCCTGGACAAAGTCTGCATGACCTCAATCAACAACGCatgcaacagcaacagcaacaacagcaaatgcaacagcaacaacaacaacagttTATGCAACAGCAAACTGGCATGATGCAACAACCTACTggattcaatcaattcaatcctGGAGCACCTAACAACTTTCAGCAATTTCCCATGCAAACAGGTGCACCTCAACAATTCGTACCAAATCAAACAGGTGCACCTCAACAATTcataccaaaccaaacaGGTACAccattttcaaatcctcCAGTACAGCCATTCCAACCACAACCACTTCAACCACAAGTTACAGGCTTCCAGAGTGCATTCCCTACTGGTCAACAGTTCCCTCAACCTACTGGTGTAAATTCATTCTTGCCTCCCGCTATGCAACCTCAGCAAACGGGCATGATGAATGGAACAACCAGTTTCGGTGGCCAGAATTTCCCTGCACCACCGGCTCCACCTGCGCCACAGCAACATCCGTCTCCATTAATCCCTCAAGCGACTGgaccagcaccaccag TTCGTTTTGGACTCAATGGCACTAACAATATCGCGCCACAACCAACTGGCAGACGCGCGAATCTCTCACAAGCCA ctcctcaaaatccattCGGATTTTAA